The following is a genomic window from Candidatus Zixiibacteriota bacterium.
GCACCGGCTGTGCGTCCAGTCAATATCGACTACGTTTACGACACCCACGGGCCGGCAGTCGCACTCGAACACGAAGTGGAGCCTGCTCTTGTCTTCAGACACTCGCTTGAACCAGGCACGGTGTTCATCGAGCGAGATTACATGGTCAGTGTACATCGCTCGGCGAATGCGCTCCTGGTTTCGCCAGGAAAGCACCAGGTCGAGATCAGTCTCAGCCATCGGACGCAGATTGCAGGCGTCACGCTTGGGCACCGGCCACCTCGTAGATTATGTCCGCCGCCAGTCTCGCGCCGGATCGTGGGTTCTCACCGAACAACTGCCGGGAACGCCGAGCCATATGCTGAACTTCCTCGGGGTGCTCGAAGGCATGATTCAAGGCCGTAACGATCTTCTCGACCGTCACATCCCCACAAAACCCGAGATTCCAGATCGCCCCTGCCGCAGCCATTGCCACCGTGCCCGGCACCTGATTTTCTGCAACCGGTATCACAATGCTCGGCAGCCCCAAAAATGCCCGTTCCCACGTGGTCGTACCGCCGGCGCCGATAGCCAAATCGGCCGCAGCCATCAGCTCGGCTATGTTGCTGACCTGACCATGAAAGTTCAGCATCGGGTGGCCCTCACAAACTTCATGTATTTCCTTGCGGCGAGGGTTAGCGACACCCACTACGACATCGACCTGAAGATCATCTCGCCCGCACTGCGCTATTGCCTCGCACGCTTTAAGCGTCTCTCCGGTGGCATCGACACCGCCAAAAAAGATGAGCAGTCGCTTTACAGTCCCGTCCCGCTCTCGCGGCTTGGCGGCAGCCACCTCGAACTCAGGGCGCAGCAACGCATATCTTGGTCCGCACAA
Proteins encoded in this region:
- the pseG gene encoding UDP-2,4-diacetamido-2,4,6-trideoxy-beta-L-altropyranose hydrolase; the protein is MRVVVRVDSSYQIGSGHLMRCLTLAELLRARGATVVFVCRELPGHVAALVKDRDFALAALPSPRDSVFSGEPRDSYANWLGVDWQLDAAQTKAAVRQMAGSPDWLVVDHYALDSRWEELLAAEVGAVLVIDDLANRQHRCRVLLDHNLSPQGEARYLALVPNGCLLLCGPRYALLRPEFEVAAAKPRERDGTVKRLLIFFGGVDATGETLKACEAIAQCGRDDLQVDVVVGVANPRRKEIHEVCEGHPMLNFHGQVSNIAELMAAADLAIGAGGTTTWERAFLGLPSIVIPVAENQVPGTVAMAAAGAIWNLGFCGDVTVEKIVTALNHAFEHPEEVQHMARRSRQLFGENPRSGARLAADIIYEVAGAQA